Genomic segment of Betaproteobacteria bacterium:
CGCGGATAGTGATGCGCCCGGTCCGCGAGTCCCACTCTATCGAGCAAGTGCTTGGCGGCGTCGCGTGCGCCACTGGCATTGGCGAGTTCCAAGGGAAGCATCACGTTTTCCAGCGCGGTCATGCCAGGAAGCAGTTGGAAGCTCTGAAACACGAATCCGACCTGCTGGCGCCGCAAACGTGCACGTCCGTCTTCATCCAGCGAACCTATGTCTTGGCCCGCGAGGAAGACCTTTCCGGCCGTGGGTGTATCCAGGCCCGCTAGCAATCCTAGCAAGGTGGTCTTACCCGACCCGGAGGCGCCCACGATGGAAATGGCCTCGCGAGTGCCCACGACGAGATTCACGTTATCCAGAATGGTCAGGGGGCCACGGCTCGTGTGCACTTGCTTCGTCAAGCCCTCCGCCTGCACAATGTTCTGCATGATGTCCTTTTTCAGGAATTGCGTGGTTCTAGGCGCGCTCGCCTGCTTTGGCGACGCCGCCGCCCAAAAAACCCCTACCATAGTGATCTTCGGTGACAGTCTATCGGCAGGATACGGACTGGCCCGAGGGACGGGTTGGGTGGATCTCCTAGGCAAGCGCCTTGCGCAACAAAAATTCAGGCACCGCCTCATCAATGCCAGTATCAGCGGCGAGACCAGTCTCGGCGGAAAAA
This window contains:
- a CDS encoding ATP-binding cassette domain-containing protein; the protein is MQNIVQAEGLTKQVHTSRGPLTILDNVNLVVGTREAISIVGASGSGKTTLLGLLAGLDTPTAGKVFLAGQDIGSLDEDGRARLRRQQVGFVFQSFQLLPGMTALENVMLPLELANASGARDAAKHLLDRVGLADRAHHYPRQLSGGEQQRVALARAFAGPPKLLFADEPTGNLDSVTGHEIIDLMFELNREQGTTLVLVTHDSELAARCDRRLTLAAGRLVSEIA